A stretch of Microbacterium sp. 4R-513 DNA encodes these proteins:
- a CDS encoding TadE family protein → MHRSSPSSEPPAVDDPERGSAPLEFILVGLLMLVPLVYLVVALGLIQGQALGAEAGARHVARAISTADGADEARGRADRILAAVIEEYAMDEASVDLSLTCVPAGAPCPEPGATLIVTLRTRVALPLIPPVLGLDDLASIPVEATAAQKVSRFWGSE, encoded by the coding sequence ATGCACCGCTCGAGTCCTTCGAGTGAGCCGCCGGCGGTCGACGATCCGGAGCGCGGATCGGCTCCGCTCGAGTTCATCCTCGTCGGCCTCCTGATGCTGGTGCCGCTCGTGTATCTCGTCGTGGCTCTGGGCCTGATCCAGGGGCAGGCGCTCGGCGCCGAGGCAGGGGCGCGGCACGTGGCGCGCGCGATCTCCACCGCGGACGGCGCGGACGAGGCGCGAGGAAGGGCCGACCGGATCCTCGCGGCGGTCATCGAGGAGTACGCGATGGACGAGGCATCCGTCGACCTCTCTCTCACGTGTGTGCCCGCGGGAGCCCCCTGCCCCGAACCCGGCGCCACGCTCATCGTGACGCTGCGCACCCGCGTGGCGCTGCCGCTCATCCCACCTGTCCTCGGGCTCGACGACCTCGCCAGCATCCCCGTCGAAGCCACCGCGGCGCAGAAGGTCTCACGCTTCTGGGGGTCCGAGTGA
- the prfB gene encoding peptide chain release factor 2, translating to MLELDLSADIEALRSTFADIKAVVDVDALNSDIARLSEEAGAPDLWDDVEKAQKVTSALSHRQADLKRITDIEQRLDDLDVLVELANEMDDEDSAEEARRELAELEDIVGQLEVQTLLDGEYDDRSAVVTIRSGAGGDDATDFAEMLMRMYLRWAERHKYPVKVMDTSFAEGAGIKSATFEVDAPYAYGTLSVEAGTHRLARISPFGSADKRQTSFAAVEVIPVMEEAVEVDIPEGDLRVDVFRSSGPGGQSVNTTDSAVRLTHLPTGIVVSMQNEKSQIQNRAAAMRVLQTRLLLLKREEEAAKKKELAGTITASWGDQMRSYFLYGQQLVKDLRTGYEVGNPAPVFDGDLDGFIAAGIRWRKRKDDD from the coding sequence ATGCTCGAACTCGATCTCTCCGCCGACATCGAAGCGCTCCGTTCCACGTTCGCCGATATCAAGGCCGTCGTGGACGTCGACGCGCTCAACTCCGACATCGCTCGGCTCAGCGAAGAGGCCGGCGCGCCCGATCTCTGGGACGACGTCGAGAAGGCGCAGAAGGTGACGAGCGCGCTCAGCCACCGTCAAGCCGACCTCAAGCGCATCACCGACATCGAGCAGCGTCTCGACGACCTCGACGTCCTCGTCGAGCTCGCGAACGAGATGGACGACGAGGACTCCGCCGAGGAGGCGCGCCGCGAGCTCGCCGAGCTCGAAGACATCGTCGGCCAGCTCGAGGTGCAGACCCTCCTGGATGGCGAGTACGACGACCGCTCGGCGGTCGTGACCATCCGCTCGGGCGCGGGCGGCGACGACGCCACCGACTTCGCCGAGATGCTCATGCGCATGTATCTGCGCTGGGCCGAGCGTCACAAGTATCCGGTGAAGGTGATGGACACCTCCTTCGCCGAGGGCGCCGGCATCAAGTCGGCCACGTTCGAGGTCGATGCCCCGTACGCCTACGGCACGCTGTCGGTCGAGGCCGGAACCCACCGCCTCGCTCGCATCAGCCCCTTCGGCTCCGCCGACAAGCGCCAGACGTCGTTCGCCGCGGTCGAGGTCATCCCCGTCATGGAGGAGGCCGTCGAGGTCGACATCCCCGAGGGTGATCTGCGCGTCGACGTCTTCCGCTCGTCGGGCCCGGGTGGTCAGTCCGTCAACACGACCGACTCCGCCGTGCGGCTGACCCACCTGCCGACCGGCATCGTCGTCTCGATGCAGAACGAGAAGTCGCAGATCCAGAACCGTGCGGCCGCCATGCGCGTCCTCCAGACGCGCCTGCTCCTCCTCAAGCGCGAGGAAGAGGCGGCGAAGAAGAAGGAGCTCGCGGGCACGATCACCGCGAGCTGGGGCGACCAGATGCGCTCGTACTTCCTATACGGGCAGCAGCTCGTGAAGGACCTCCGCACCGGGTACGAAGTCGGCAACCCCGCGCCGGTCTTCGACGGCGACCTCGACGGCTTCATCGCTGCCGGCATCCGCTGGCGCAAGCGCAAAGACGACGACTGA
- a CDS encoding LuxR family transcriptional regulator translates to MGLFERELEAAKLRAELESLGEGGRTVTVTGDAGSGKTALVAAVLGSEQTGLSADSLPAIGPRVLRGLCDPLGTPRPLGPIRDVLGSVGGDVETRLVDLLGQEPTVLVVEDAQWIDAASVEVLRFLVRRIERLPVLLVVTYRDGDVGLGHALLPLLGEIARSEHATHLALAPLSVQAVRGIVGDAGLDAQRVHELTGGNPFFVTEIARHPGERLPPTVRDAVVASTSGLAPEDIRLLQLIAAAPDALDDRLLPRLHIDVPTLRRLESTGLLLRTRRGVAFRHELARLAIADGTPPGVDQEHHAAILDAFESMASTDHAVLTHHAVGADDGGRIVRYARLAAQEAARTGSHSESVAFLTLALDRLTAPGAERAELLELLSTEQYMVSRLDEARESARAALLIRERLGDPDGVAAAHDRQAVIEYYSARRRDAEEQADLAAHAGASPAASASAEATRAYLAYRRQDLDSARAIAAVAREIAGTAPDEKTDAARRRLAITEAAADLVEGSTASRVRLLLQASAAIDVSLDEIGTTAYSNLSALDIENRRLPEAEAVLAESIPLTIERDIPICRQWQTGMRARLHFLRGRWTASGEDAATVIDDHGAPLALIWPHVLSALLALRQGGDPDPIDRHLQLAWEHARELGESPLLLAVLSAYAERAWHTGERHPVLDEAEAEVKRAEAIPGNAWAIGELLVWLRRTGMSLTASQVAEPYRLELEGRHADASDLWLTLGTPFDAAIAGVHAADPEVAIAALARLQQLDVDGTAARARALLAERGIRSLPVQPRRTTRANPAGLTNRQLDVARLVAQGLTNGELAERLYISPKTADHHVSAVLSKLGLSSRREVMRSASEFGLV, encoded by the coding sequence ATGGGGCTGTTCGAGCGCGAGCTCGAGGCGGCGAAGCTCCGCGCCGAGCTCGAGAGCCTGGGAGAGGGTGGTCGCACCGTCACCGTGACCGGCGACGCCGGGTCCGGGAAGACGGCGCTGGTCGCCGCCGTCCTCGGGAGCGAGCAGACCGGACTGTCCGCCGACTCTCTGCCCGCGATCGGGCCGCGCGTCCTGCGAGGGCTCTGCGACCCGCTCGGAACGCCGCGCCCCCTCGGTCCCATCCGCGATGTGCTCGGGTCGGTGGGCGGGGACGTCGAGACCCGGCTGGTCGACCTTCTCGGCCAGGAGCCGACCGTCCTCGTCGTCGAGGATGCCCAGTGGATCGATGCGGCCTCGGTGGAGGTGCTGCGGTTCCTGGTGCGCCGCATCGAGAGGCTTCCCGTCCTGCTCGTTGTCACCTACCGCGACGGCGACGTCGGGCTCGGCCACGCACTCCTCCCGCTCCTCGGCGAGATCGCGCGCAGCGAGCACGCGACCCACCTCGCACTCGCCCCGCTGTCGGTTCAGGCGGTCCGCGGGATCGTCGGCGATGCGGGACTCGACGCGCAGCGCGTGCACGAGCTGACCGGCGGCAATCCCTTCTTCGTCACGGAGATCGCGCGGCATCCGGGCGAGCGACTGCCGCCGACCGTTCGCGACGCCGTGGTTGCGAGCACCTCCGGCCTCGCGCCTGAGGACATCCGGCTGCTCCAGCTGATCGCGGCTGCCCCCGACGCGCTCGACGATCGTCTGCTGCCCCGACTGCACATCGACGTGCCGACGCTGCGGCGCCTCGAGTCGACGGGCTTGCTCCTGCGGACCCGTCGCGGTGTCGCCTTCCGGCACGAGCTCGCGAGGCTGGCGATCGCGGACGGGACGCCGCCCGGGGTCGACCAGGAGCATCACGCGGCGATCCTCGACGCCTTCGAGTCGATGGCCTCGACCGATCACGCCGTGCTCACCCACCACGCGGTGGGTGCCGACGACGGCGGGCGGATCGTCCGCTATGCACGGCTGGCCGCCCAGGAGGCTGCGCGCACCGGATCCCACTCGGAGTCCGTCGCCTTCCTCACCCTTGCCCTCGACCGACTGACGGCGCCGGGCGCCGAGCGCGCGGAGCTCCTCGAACTCTTGAGCACCGAGCAGTACATGGTCAGCCGACTCGACGAGGCGCGCGAGTCGGCGCGCGCCGCGCTCCTCATCCGCGAGCGGCTGGGCGACCCGGACGGTGTCGCCGCGGCCCATGACCGCCAGGCCGTCATCGAGTACTACTCGGCGCGTCGCCGGGATGCCGAGGAGCAGGCGGACCTCGCCGCGCACGCAGGCGCGAGCCCCGCTGCCTCCGCCTCGGCCGAGGCGACGCGGGCGTACCTCGCTTATCGCCGGCAGGATTTGGACTCCGCGCGCGCCATCGCCGCGGTCGCGCGCGAGATCGCCGGGACTGCTCCGGATGAGAAGACGGATGCCGCGCGCCGCCGCCTCGCGATCACCGAGGCGGCCGCCGACCTCGTCGAGGGGAGCACGGCGAGCCGTGTGCGGCTCCTCCTGCAGGCGTCGGCGGCGATCGACGTCTCGCTCGACGAGATCGGCACGACCGCCTACTCGAACCTGTCCGCGCTCGACATCGAGAACCGGCGACTGCCCGAGGCCGAGGCGGTGCTCGCCGAGTCGATCCCGCTGACGATCGAGCGCGACATCCCCATCTGCCGGCAGTGGCAGACGGGGATGCGCGCGCGCCTGCACTTCCTGCGCGGTCGGTGGACGGCGTCGGGGGAGGATGCCGCGACCGTCATCGACGATCACGGCGCGCCGCTCGCCCTCATCTGGCCGCACGTGCTCTCCGCCCTCCTCGCGCTCCGGCAGGGCGGCGATCCCGACCCGATCGACCGTCACCTGCAGCTCGCCTGGGAGCACGCCCGTGAGCTCGGCGAGTCGCCGCTGCTCCTCGCGGTGCTCTCGGCCTACGCCGAGCGCGCCTGGCACACGGGGGAGCGGCATCCCGTGCTCGACGAAGCGGAGGCAGAGGTGAAGCGTGCCGAAGCGATCCCGGGCAACGCGTGGGCCATCGGGGAGCTGCTCGTCTGGCTCCGGCGGACCGGGATGTCGCTGACTGCGAGCCAGGTCGCCGAGCCGTATCGCCTGGAGCTCGAGGGTCGCCACGCGGATGCCTCTGACCTCTGGCTGACACTCGGCACGCCGTTCGACGCCGCGATCGCCGGTGTGCACGCGGCCGACCCCGAGGTGGCGATCGCGGCACTCGCCCGGCTGCAGCAGCTCGACGTCGACGGAACGGCGGCGCGGGCGCGCGCGCTGCTCGCGGAGCGAGGCATCCGTTCCCTTCCCGTTCAGCCGCGGCGGACCACCCGTGCCAACCCCGCCGGTCTCACCAACCGTCAGCTCGACGTGGCACGCCTCGTCGCGCAGGGGTTGACGAACGGCGAGCTGGCCGAGCGGCTCTATATCTCGCCGAAGACGGCCGACCACCACGTCTCGGCGGTGCTGTCGAAGCTCGGGCTCTCCAGCCGCCGCGAGGTGATGCGCTCCGCGAGCGAGTTCGGGCTCGTGTGA
- a CDS encoding DUF4242 domain-containing protein, which produces MKTFLIEREVPGASKLSHAELAEIAKTSNAAVDSLGIPYTWVTTYVAGDKLYCLHQTDSPESVREHARRGGFPANLVSEVVAEFGPQTAQEAA; this is translated from the coding sequence ATGAAGACCTTCCTCATCGAACGCGAAGTCCCGGGCGCCTCGAAGCTCAGCCACGCAGAGCTCGCGGAGATCGCCAAGACGTCGAACGCAGCGGTCGACTCGCTCGGCATCCCGTATACGTGGGTCACCACCTACGTCGCGGGCGACAAGCTCTACTGCCTGCACCAGACCGACAGCCCCGAGAGCGTGCGCGAGCACGCGCGGCGCGGCGGCTTCCCCGCCAACCTCGTCAGCGAGGTCGTCGCCGAGTTCGGGCCTCAGACGGCGCAGGAGGCGGCATGA
- the ftsE gene encoding cell division ATP-binding protein FtsE: protein MIRFENVTKRFRGTAKPALHDIDFEVTRGEFLFLVGPSGSGKSSCLRLILREETPSDGRVVVLGRDLKTLPNRKVPYLRRHIGAVFQDFRLLPTKTVFQNVAFTLQVIGSSHAFVQQAVPEVLALVGLKGKEKRFPHELSGGEQQRVAIARALVNRPQVLLADEPTGNLDPATSVDIMQLLARINAGGTTVVMATHEAGFVDQMQRRVIELANGEMIRDERHGGYGDTSGIPSLAPEPEKGAAAVAALTAVLELHREIVETGTVESEAVDAAVAAAAASAELAVEDDTVIANELAIEEAAEALAEAKVDEAPPIVMPDPLVIDDTAALRSEDATTAADEPARPRTAPIPTVEELELDVAELGLADRLGLGEVDPDDEVGPTS, encoded by the coding sequence ATGATCCGGTTCGAGAACGTCACGAAGCGCTTTCGCGGCACCGCGAAACCCGCCCTCCACGACATCGATTTCGAGGTGACCCGGGGTGAGTTCCTGTTCCTCGTCGGTCCCTCGGGCTCGGGGAAGTCGTCGTGCCTGCGGCTGATCCTCCGCGAGGAGACGCCGTCGGACGGCAGGGTCGTCGTGCTGGGGCGCGATCTCAAGACGCTGCCCAACCGGAAGGTGCCCTACCTGCGCCGCCACATCGGCGCTGTCTTCCAGGATTTCCGGCTCCTGCCGACGAAGACGGTCTTCCAGAACGTCGCTTTCACGCTGCAGGTGATCGGCTCGTCGCACGCGTTCGTGCAGCAGGCCGTTCCCGAGGTGCTCGCGCTCGTCGGCCTGAAGGGCAAGGAGAAGCGGTTCCCGCACGAGCTCTCGGGCGGCGAGCAGCAGCGCGTGGCGATCGCCCGCGCGCTCGTCAACCGTCCGCAGGTGCTCCTCGCCGATGAGCCGACCGGAAACCTCGATCCCGCGACATCCGTCGACATCATGCAGCTTCTCGCCCGCATCAATGCCGGCGGGACGACGGTGGTCATGGCGACCCACGAGGCGGGCTTCGTCGACCAGATGCAGCGCCGCGTCATCGAGCTCGCCAACGGCGAGATGATCCGCGATGAGCGGCACGGCGGCTACGGCGACACGTCCGGCATCCCGAGCCTCGCTCCGGAGCCCGAGAAGGGTGCGGCCGCGGTGGCTGCGCTCACCGCAGTCCTCGAGTTGCACCGCGAGATCGTCGAGACGGGCACGGTCGAGTCCGAGGCGGTGGATGCCGCGGTCGCGGCGGCGGCCGCGTCGGCCGAGCTCGCCGTCGAGGACGACACGGTGATCGCGAACGAGCTGGCGATCGAGGAGGCCGCTGAGGCACTCGCCGAGGCGAAGGTCGACGAGGCGCCTCCGATCGTCATGCCGGACCCGCTGGTGATCGACGACACCGCGGCGCTCAGGTCGGAGGATGCGACGACTGCCGCCGACGAGCCGGCGCGCCCGCGCACGGCGCCCATTCCGACCGTCGAGGAGCTCGAGCTCGATGTCGCCGAACTGGGGCTCGCCGATCGCCTCGGACTCGGCGAAGTGGATCCCGACGACGAAGTGGGGCCGACCTCGTGA
- a CDS encoding TadE/TadG family type IV pilus assembly protein, which produces MRRVVRVRERLDAVLDDETGASPVEFVLVGTLLTVLTLGVLQLGLAIYVRNVVHDAAVEGAYHAALADVSPAEGARRTAEIVSRTVGDEYASEVEVDETAVLGHPSVRITVRCPFPLVGLLGAPRMLEVSADAPLESFE; this is translated from the coding sequence GTGCGCCGGGTCGTTCGCGTTCGAGAGCGGCTGGATGCCGTCCTCGACGACGAGACCGGCGCCAGCCCCGTCGAGTTCGTGCTGGTCGGCACCCTCCTGACCGTTCTCACTCTGGGCGTGCTGCAGCTCGGACTTGCGATCTACGTCCGCAACGTCGTCCACGACGCCGCCGTCGAAGGCGCGTACCACGCCGCCCTCGCCGACGTCTCGCCGGCGGAGGGCGCGCGTCGAACGGCCGAGATCGTCAGTCGCACGGTCGGCGATGAGTACGCCTCCGAGGTCGAGGTCGATGAGACGGCGGTGCTGGGGCATCCATCGGTCCGGATCACCGTGCGCTGCCCGTTCCCGCTCGTCGGACTGCTCGGAGCGCCGCGGATGCTGGAGGTGAGCGCCGATGCACCGCTCGAGTCCTTCGAGTGA
- a CDS encoding pilus assembly protein TadG-related protein, protein MTRRWARAVRRADAADDEGSVLLLTLGYAILALVAVLICVDATSLYLAQKRLDALADAAALAGADGFTLSVVGGEPRAELTSDQVRAQALELVGDVGAGAALLSASTPDGVSARVTVAGTWHPPVLTVFVPDGVALQATATSRTALR, encoded by the coding sequence GTGACTCGGCGGTGGGCGAGGGCGGTTCGGCGTGCGGACGCCGCGGACGACGAGGGCAGCGTCCTGCTGCTGACGCTCGGCTACGCGATCCTCGCTCTCGTCGCCGTGCTGATCTGCGTCGATGCGACGAGCCTGTATCTGGCGCAGAAGCGCCTTGACGCACTCGCGGATGCCGCCGCCCTCGCCGGCGCGGACGGCTTCACGCTGTCGGTGGTGGGCGGGGAGCCGCGAGCCGAGCTCACCTCCGATCAGGTGCGCGCGCAGGCGCTGGAGCTCGTCGGCGACGTGGGCGCTGGTGCGGCTCTGCTCTCGGCCTCGACGCCCGACGGCGTCTCGGCGCGCGTCACGGTCGCGGGGACGTGGCATCCACCCGTCCTCACCGTCTTCGTCCCGGACGGCGTCGCGCTGCAGGCGACCGCGACCAGCCGCACCGCACTGCGCTGA
- a CDS encoding GMC oxidoreductase — MKPRAIVVGAGSAGSVLAAGIADRFDVTVLEAGRRMPRPHREQTADPDELAVSPAVRWALPAHLTSGRQWTASPGRVVGGSSVPNGGYFAAPVDEDLKRWHSAGGEAWEPARVRAAIDRVARELGAHPAPQTHPIARAFAEASAAAGRSAGLLRLDTVVHDGFPRNVADVYLDRASVDLRTGSRALTVVIEGERVAGVDVAHDDGSREVLPAEQVILCAGGFGTARLLLASGIGPAARLERCGIPPRVDLPGVGAAFSDHPTVWVEWRPTPALGGRSARPEWEDGAFPVALSVGADGGPGDDLEILACIRPPAMPADDASPYGVIVGLQRPLSRGTVDASSAHPFAPLRIDYRYLDDPRDRAALRTGVRTAAALLTSTQFAPLVESLVALDDGTLTHDDLLDDWIRRRLGSASHTCGTAPMGQTDDPLAVVDGAGRVPGLAGLRIADTSVLPAVPSRAPGTIACAIGAIIAQQL; from the coding sequence GTGAAGCCCCGCGCGATCGTCGTCGGGGCCGGCAGCGCGGGATCGGTGCTCGCCGCCGGTATCGCCGACCGGTTCGATGTGACGGTCCTCGAAGCCGGGCGACGGATGCCGCGCCCCCACCGCGAACAGACTGCAGACCCCGACGAGCTCGCGGTCTCCCCCGCCGTGCGGTGGGCGCTCCCCGCTCACCTCACGAGCGGCCGGCAGTGGACGGCGTCGCCCGGCCGGGTCGTCGGCGGGTCGTCCGTACCGAACGGCGGATACTTCGCCGCACCCGTCGATGAGGACCTGAAGAGATGGCACTCCGCCGGCGGCGAGGCGTGGGAGCCGGCGCGCGTCCGCGCAGCCATCGACCGCGTTGCTCGTGAACTCGGCGCCCATCCTGCACCGCAGACGCATCCCATCGCTCGGGCCTTCGCGGAGGCTTCGGCCGCAGCGGGTCGGAGCGCCGGGCTCCTCCGTCTCGACACTGTCGTGCACGACGGGTTCCCCCGCAACGTCGCCGACGTCTACCTCGACCGCGCATCCGTCGACCTGCGGACAGGCAGCCGCGCGCTGACCGTCGTCATCGAGGGAGAAAGGGTGGCCGGGGTCGATGTCGCGCACGACGACGGCTCACGGGAGGTGCTGCCCGCCGAGCAGGTCATCCTGTGCGCCGGCGGATTCGGCACGGCGCGACTGCTCCTCGCGTCGGGGATCGGGCCGGCGGCCCGTCTGGAGCGCTGCGGCATCCCCCCAAGAGTCGACCTGCCCGGAGTGGGAGCCGCCTTCAGCGATCACCCGACGGTGTGGGTGGAGTGGCGTCCGACGCCCGCGCTCGGCGGGCGGAGCGCTCGGCCGGAGTGGGAGGACGGCGCCTTCCCGGTCGCGCTCTCCGTTGGGGCCGACGGCGGACCGGGCGACGACCTCGAGATCCTGGCGTGCATCCGGCCGCCGGCCATGCCCGCCGATGACGCATCGCCGTACGGGGTCATCGTCGGGCTGCAGCGCCCGCTCTCCCGCGGAACCGTGGATGCGTCATCCGCCCACCCTTTCGCCCCGCTGCGCATCGACTACCGCTACCTCGACGACCCGCGCGATCGGGCCGCCCTGCGAACCGGCGTCCGGACGGCGGCCGCCCTCCTGACCTCGACCCAGTTCGCCCCTCTCGTCGAGAGCCTCGTCGCCCTCGACGACGGCACTCTCACGCACGACGACCTGCTCGACGACTGGATCAGGCGTCGGCTGGGCAGCGCGTCGCACACGTGCGGCACGGCCCCGATGGGGCAGACGGACGACCCGCTCGCCGTCGTCGACGGCGCCGGTCGCGTGCCGGGACTCGCCGGCCTTCGCATCGCCGACACCTCGGTGCTTCCAGCGGTGCCGTCGCGGGCACCCGGCACGATCGCGTGCGCGATCGGCGCGATCATCGCCCAGCAGCTCTGA
- the ftsX gene encoding permease-like cell division protein FtsX, which translates to MRLRLVLGEALNGLRRNVSMVISVVLVTFVSLTFVGAAILMQMQIGTMRDFWVDRAQVAIYMCTSVSQTATCTEGAATEDQLNEVRARLDGAALAPLIRTYDFVDHDQAYQELLDLVGEEAASVVTPDQVNQTFRVNLVDQRQSAVIIEAFRGMNGVEEVKDQLQYLEPLFSALTVATYIAVGIAALMLVAAVLLIATTIRLSAYARRRELGIMRLVGASNGFIQTPFILEGVFAALIGSILASGAVLLGVHFGVNQYLRNRVDFVTTWVGIGDAWTVIPILILIGIALAAVSAGFAIRRWLRA; encoded by the coding sequence GTGAGGCTCCGGCTCGTCCTCGGCGAAGCGCTCAACGGCCTTCGACGCAATGTCTCGATGGTCATCTCGGTCGTGCTCGTGACGTTCGTCTCGCTGACGTTCGTCGGTGCGGCGATCCTCATGCAGATGCAGATCGGCACGATGCGCGACTTCTGGGTCGACCGCGCCCAGGTCGCGATCTACATGTGCACCTCTGTCTCGCAGACCGCCACCTGCACGGAGGGCGCGGCGACCGAGGACCAGCTCAACGAGGTGCGCGCCCGCCTCGATGGAGCGGCTCTCGCCCCGCTCATCCGTACGTACGACTTCGTCGACCACGACCAGGCGTACCAGGAGCTTCTCGACCTCGTCGGCGAGGAGGCGGCGAGCGTCGTGACGCCCGATCAGGTCAATCAGACGTTCCGCGTGAACCTCGTCGACCAACGGCAGTCCGCCGTGATCATCGAGGCCTTCCGCGGCATGAACGGCGTCGAAGAGGTCAAGGACCAGCTGCAGTACCTCGAACCGCTGTTCTCGGCTCTGACAGTCGCAACCTACATCGCGGTCGGCATCGCGGCGCTCATGCTCGTCGCCGCAGTGCTGCTCATCGCGACGACCATCCGATTGTCGGCGTATGCGAGAAGGCGTGAGCTCGGCATCATGCGCCTGGTCGGGGCATCCAATGGCTTCATCCAGACCCCCTTCATCCTCGAGGGCGTGTTCGCGGCACTCATCGGGTCCATCCTCGCGAGCGGCGCTGTTCTGCTCGGCGTGCATTTCGGCGTCAACCAGTACCTCCGCAACCGCGTCGACTTCGTCACGACGTGGGTGGGGATCGGCGATGCCTGGACCGTCATCCCGATCCTCATCCTGATCGGGATCGCACTCGCCGCCGTGTCGGCGGGGTTCGCGATCCGCCGGTGGCTGCGGGCCTGA
- a CDS encoding MFS transporter: MTDSAEPTRAREVLWRFGPMIYGPTVLFALGEGAVIPLIPVIAARLGADVAAAALVASALVVGQLCGNIPAGWAVARIGERLTMAIAGGIALIGVIALAFAPVLGVFAASVFLIGFCAAAFGLARHSFMTTRVPLFFRARALSLLGGTFRLGMFIGPFVAAALLAIFGDEHATIWFFGGCLVACVLLVLLGPDPEKQVAALDEPLVREDTGEAVSGSIPTAERAGVFRTMWRYRRVLGRLGVAAATLAAVRSARQVVLPLWGVSIGLDAQTIALVVGVSGAIDFALFYASGQVMDRFGRLWAALPAMILMGSGFVALAFTHDLDSSAIWFAMFAAVLGVGNGLSSGILLTLGADIAPKADPAPFLGSWRTLTDAGGAVAPLLVSAIAAVSTLALATGLIGLVGFIGAGLFAVYVPRFVPHTRRS; the protein is encoded by the coding sequence ATGACCGACAGCGCCGAGCCGACCCGCGCGCGAGAGGTGCTCTGGCGATTCGGGCCCATGATCTACGGCCCGACCGTCCTGTTCGCGCTCGGCGAGGGCGCCGTCATCCCCCTCATCCCGGTCATCGCCGCCCGATTGGGCGCGGATGTCGCGGCCGCCGCGCTCGTCGCCTCGGCGCTCGTCGTCGGTCAGTTGTGCGGCAACATCCCCGCCGGCTGGGCCGTGGCCCGCATCGGGGAACGCCTCACGATGGCGATCGCCGGCGGCATCGCGCTGATTGGCGTGATCGCCCTCGCCTTCGCGCCCGTGCTCGGCGTGTTCGCGGCATCCGTCTTCCTCATCGGATTCTGTGCGGCGGCCTTCGGCCTGGCCCGCCACTCCTTCATGACGACGCGCGTTCCGCTCTTCTTCCGGGCGCGCGCCCTGTCGCTGCTGGGCGGGACGTTCCGACTCGGCATGTTCATCGGCCCGTTCGTCGCCGCGGCCCTGCTCGCGATCTTCGGCGACGAGCACGCCACGATCTGGTTCTTCGGCGGATGCCTCGTGGCCTGCGTCCTGCTCGTGCTTCTCGGGCCCGACCCCGAGAAGCAGGTCGCCGCCCTCGACGAGCCGCTCGTGCGCGAGGACACCGGCGAGGCGGTGTCGGGTTCGATCCCGACAGCCGAGCGCGCCGGCGTCTTCCGCACGATGTGGCGGTACCGACGCGTCCTCGGACGGCTCGGTGTGGCGGCGGCGACGCTCGCCGCCGTGCGCTCCGCGCGGCAGGTCGTCCTGCCGCTGTGGGGCGTCTCGATCGGACTCGATGCACAGACGATCGCGCTCGTCGTGGGCGTCTCCGGCGCGATCGACTTCGCGCTGTTCTACGCGAGCGGCCAGGTGATGGACCGCTTCGGGCGACTGTGGGCGGCACTGCCCGCGATGATCCTGATGGGGTCGGGCTTCGTCGCGCTGGCGTTCACGCATGATCTCGACTCGTCGGCGATCTGGTTCGCCATGTTCGCCGCCGTCCTCGGCGTCGGGAACGGGCTCTCGAGCGGCATCCTCCTCACCCTGGGCGCCGACATCGCGCCCAAGGCCGATCCGGCGCCGTTCCTCGGTTCGTGGCGGACGCTCACGGACGCGGGCGGAGCCGTCGCACCCCTCCTCGTCTCGGCCATCGCGGCCGTCTCGACGCTCGCCCTCGCGACGGGTCTGATCGGCCTCGTCGGGTTCATCGGAGCCGGCCTCTTCGCGGTCTACGTGCCGAGGTTCGTCCCGCACACGCGCCGCTCGTAG
- the smpB gene encoding SsrA-binding protein SmpB, which produces MPRERGEKVVATNRRARHEYAIEKTYEAGLVLTGTEVKSLREGRANLSDGYAYIDGGEAFLDAVNIPEYSQGHWTNHSAKRTRKLLLHKEEIVKLSHAISAGGYTLVPLKLYFSDGRAKVEIAVAKGKREFEKRQTIREREDKREAERAMRSRNRLGE; this is translated from the coding sequence ATGCCCAGGGAACGCGGTGAGAAGGTCGTCGCGACCAACCGTCGCGCGCGCCACGAGTACGCCATCGAGAAGACGTACGAGGCGGGTCTCGTGCTCACGGGCACCGAGGTGAAGTCCCTTCGCGAGGGGCGGGCCAACCTGTCGGACGGGTACGCGTACATCGATGGGGGAGAGGCGTTCCTCGACGCCGTGAACATCCCCGAGTACTCGCAGGGGCACTGGACGAATCACTCGGCCAAGCGCACTCGCAAGCTGCTGCTCCACAAGGAGGAGATCGTCAAGCTGTCTCACGCGATCTCGGCCGGCGGCTATACCCTCGTCCCGCTGAAGCTCTACTTCTCGGATGGCCGCGCCAAGGTCGAGATCGCGGTCGCCAAGGGCAAGCGCGAGTTCGAGAAGCGCCAGACGATCCGCGAGCGCGAAGACAAGCGTGAGGCCGAGCGCGCGATGCGCTCGCGCAACCGCCTCGGCGAATAG